In a single window of the Paenibacillus sp. MMS20-IR301 genome:
- a CDS encoding polyprenyl synthetase family protein, producing the protein MNISMGDHPGAMYQQAEQKALGYYTALCRQVMDRSYVSALTGDFHKWKKKHLRRFADLSFLTQRTKRPEPRDYYRYIQWLRYTGRLEDYLDRSVSYIYLRDLGRALDSPDTERRIRRTIEDLDKYLMKSVSPGKGGEPDFMNPAGVYRWAQKEGIEPAVIWLFAKLRAVAAHIPEGMNAEHAQRKLIKIIVGVVLHVTEEMDEGITAAERSRRLDQALRLGYSYGLTYPFVDDLLDSQILTAVEKTQYSELIRTALLTGNVPQLGGWQGGNMRLIQYIHTELSEAFEYIKAAQNPEAQSSFFGQSYVFFQAQDTDRVKRLDKADYTNEELYIPVILKSSSSRLVARSVLGAPEDEGFADRTFFFGIYNQLADDFADMDQDMKDGAVTPYTYYLQYHRERPELINPFELYWAVIANLIHGVYNSSSKVREVMLDRAINGLKRFKERAGADKYNETMRIFTAGIPELNRLVQTLVRKADEVDFFDKLLRDRMVEHLRRDAQQQEEFSATFQHARSLINNELLFTRRQGQPAKVGQLTDTANYSLEGDAKRMRPILAWVMGVKVYNLESAALLPLLRSLEYMHTASLIFDDLPSQDNAATRRGRMTLHEAQSSAVAELTGLYLIQKAIGEQASLHRFLPETVLALIRYSALKAEEMCTGQVMDLDAVGKELSLEQLNQICFFKTGVAFEACLVMPAMLAGAGETELSALKTFAYHMGIAFQIKDDLLDVEGDMQLLGKPVGNDAANNKSNFASVLGTDGASRAMWEHYCQATDALSGIPSTVPFLKHLMNYVVNRER; encoded by the coding sequence ATGAATATATCAATGGGAGATCATCCCGGGGCCATGTATCAGCAGGCCGAGCAGAAGGCGCTCGGGTATTACACGGCACTTTGCAGGCAGGTTATGGACCGATCGTATGTGTCCGCGCTGACCGGGGATTTTCATAAGTGGAAAAAAAAGCATCTCCGCCGCTTTGCAGATCTGTCCTTCCTGACGCAGCGGACAAAAAGGCCGGAACCCCGCGATTATTACCGCTATATCCAGTGGCTCCGTTACACAGGCAGACTAGAGGACTATCTGGACCGGAGTGTCTCGTATATTTATTTGCGGGATCTCGGCCGGGCACTGGACTCCCCGGACACTGAGCGGCGGATCAGGAGAACCATTGAAGATCTGGACAAATACCTGATGAAAAGTGTCAGCCCGGGCAAAGGCGGGGAGCCGGATTTCATGAATCCGGCCGGCGTGTACCGCTGGGCACAGAAGGAAGGGATAGAGCCGGCGGTGATCTGGCTGTTCGCCAAACTAAGGGCCGTTGCTGCACATATTCCGGAAGGAATGAATGCCGAGCATGCCCAGCGCAAGCTGATTAAAATTATCGTTGGCGTAGTTCTCCATGTAACGGAAGAGATGGATGAGGGGATTACGGCTGCGGAGCGTTCACGCAGGCTGGATCAGGCGCTCCGGCTCGGTTATTCCTACGGGCTGACTTATCCTTTTGTTGATGATTTACTGGATTCGCAGATTCTGACGGCTGTGGAGAAAACGCAGTATTCAGAGCTGATCCGCACAGCACTCCTTACCGGTAATGTGCCTCAGCTGGGCGGCTGGCAGGGCGGAAATATGCGGCTGATCCAATATATCCACACGGAGCTGTCAGAGGCATTTGAATATATTAAGGCTGCCCAGAACCCCGAGGCACAGAGCAGTTTCTTTGGGCAGTCGTATGTGTTTTTTCAGGCCCAGGATACCGACCGCGTCAAGAGGCTGGATAAGGCTGACTACACTAACGAAGAGCTGTACATTCCGGTCATTCTGAAATCGTCCTCCTCACGGCTGGTTGCCCGCTCTGTACTAGGCGCTCCGGAGGATGAAGGCTTTGCGGACCGGACATTCTTTTTCGGTATCTACAATCAGCTTGCCGATGATTTCGCGGACATGGACCAGGATATGAAAGACGGAGCGGTCACCCCTTATACGTATTATTTACAATATCACCGGGAGCGTCCGGAGCTGATCAATCCTTTCGAGCTCTACTGGGCGGTCATTGCCAATCTGATACATGGCGTATACAATTCCAGCAGCAAGGTGCGGGAGGTTATGCTGGACCGGGCGATCAACGGCCTTAAGCGGTTCAAGGAACGGGCTGGGGCAGATAAATATAATGAAACGATGCGGATATTTACCGCAGGTATACCAGAGCTTAACCGGCTGGTTCAGACTCTGGTACGCAAAGCGGATGAAGTGGATTTCTTCGATAAGCTGCTGCGGGACCGGATGGTTGAGCATTTGCGCAGGGATGCGCAGCAGCAGGAGGAATTCTCCGCCACCTTCCAGCATGCCCGCAGCCTGATTAACAATGAGCTGTTATTCACCAGGAGGCAGGGACAGCCTGCCAAAGTTGGGCAGCTGACGGATACGGCGAACTACAGCCTTGAGGGAGATGCGAAACGGATGCGGCCGATTCTGGCCTGGGTCATGGGAGTCAAGGTATATAACCTTGAAAGTGCAGCGCTTCTGCCGCTTCTCCGCTCGCTGGAATACATGCATACCGCTTCGCTGATCTTTGATGATCTGCCTTCCCAGGATAATGCGGCTACCCGCAGAGGGCGGATGACCCTGCATGAGGCACAGAGCAGCGCGGTTGCCGAGTTAACCGGCTTGTATCTCATTCAGAAGGCGATCGGCGAGCAGGCTTCACTTCACCGCTTCCTCCCGGAGACGGTTCTGGCCCTGATCCGCTACTCGGCACTGAAGGCAGAAGAGATGTGCACCGGCCAGGTGATGGACTTGGATGCTGTAGGCAAAGAGCTCAGCCTTGAGCAGCTGAATCAGATATGCTTTTTCAAGACAGGGGTAGCCTTTGAAGCTTGTCTGGTTATGCCTGCTATGCTTGCCGGAGCCGGTGAAACGGAACTGTCAGCGCTGAAGACATTTGCTTATCATATGGGAATTGCCTTTCAGATAAAGGATGATCTGCTCGATGTTGAAGGAGATATGCAGCTTCTCGGCAAACCTGTAGGTAATGATGCTGCGAACAACAAATCGAATTTCGCTTCAGTCCTGGGAACGGATGGGGCCAGCCGGGCCATGTGGGAGCATTATTGCCAGGCGACTGATGCACTAAGCGGTATTCCCAGTACGGTTCCATTCCTGAAGCATCTGATGAATTATGTGGTGAACAGGGAGCGCTGA